One Amycolatopsis sp. NBC_00355 genomic window carries:
- a CDS encoding acyl-CoA synthetase, with translation MALNIADLLEHAVDAVPERVAVVCGDRQVTFAELEARANRLAHHLAAHGVGRGSHIGVYSRNSIEALEAMIAAYKLRAIAVNVNYRYVHGELAYLFTDADLVALVHERSYADKVKAVLPEAPKLKHVVVIEDGSDGDFASYGGVEYEAALNEQSPERDFDERSNDDLYILYTGGTTGYPKGVLWRHEDIWRALGGGINFVTGEYVPDEWTLAEQGKAGSLTRLPAAPLIHGAAQWAAFGALFTGSPVVFVPRFDAHEVWKAVQRHKVQVLTIVGDAMARPLIEAFREGDYDASSLVAVSSHAALFSQSVKQEFVALVPNAVITDAIGSSESGFTGIGMVGKDSDHSAGPRVSFGKDAILLDDDGHLVEPKAGAIGLIGRRGHVPLGYYGDPEKSKTIFVDLDGVRYVVPGDYARYEEDGTVTLLGRGSQCVNTGGEKVYPEEVEGALKSHPDVFDALVIGIPDERTGQRVAAVVQLREGAEPDLAGIDEHVRHEVAGYKVPRTVWLAAEIGRSPSGKPDYPWAQRYAAEHEPATAQPV, from the coding sequence GTGGCACTCAACATCGCGGATCTTCTGGAGCACGCCGTCGACGCCGTGCCGGAGCGCGTCGCGGTCGTGTGCGGCGACCGGCAGGTCACCTTCGCCGAACTGGAGGCGCGGGCCAACCGGCTCGCCCACCACCTCGCCGCGCACGGCGTGGGACGCGGATCCCACATCGGGGTCTACTCCCGCAACTCGATCGAGGCCCTCGAGGCGATGATCGCCGCGTACAAGCTGCGCGCGATCGCCGTCAACGTCAACTACCGCTACGTGCACGGCGAACTCGCGTACCTCTTCACGGACGCCGATCTCGTCGCGCTCGTGCACGAGAGAAGCTACGCCGACAAGGTGAAGGCCGTCCTGCCCGAAGCGCCGAAACTGAAACACGTTGTCGTCATCGAAGACGGCAGCGACGGTGACTTCGCGAGCTATGGCGGCGTCGAATACGAAGCAGCTCTGAACGAACAGTCGCCCGAGCGCGACTTCGACGAGCGCAGCAACGACGACCTCTACATCCTCTACACCGGCGGCACCACCGGCTACCCGAAGGGCGTGCTGTGGCGCCACGAGGACATCTGGCGCGCCCTCGGCGGCGGCATCAACTTCGTCACCGGCGAGTACGTCCCCGACGAGTGGACGCTCGCCGAGCAGGGCAAGGCCGGCAGCCTGACGCGGCTTCCCGCCGCGCCGCTGATCCACGGCGCCGCGCAGTGGGCCGCGTTCGGCGCGCTGTTCACCGGCAGCCCGGTGGTGTTCGTGCCGCGCTTCGACGCGCACGAGGTGTGGAAAGCCGTGCAGCGGCACAAGGTCCAGGTGCTCACCATCGTCGGCGACGCCATGGCGCGCCCCCTCATCGAGGCCTTCCGCGAAGGTGACTACGACGCGTCGTCGCTCGTCGCCGTCTCGAGTCACGCCGCGCTGTTCTCGCAGTCGGTCAAGCAGGAGTTCGTCGCGCTCGTGCCGAACGCCGTGATCACCGACGCGATCGGCTCGTCCGAAAGCGGTTTCACCGGGATCGGCATGGTGGGCAAGGATTCCGACCACAGCGCCGGCCCGCGCGTCAGCTTCGGCAAGGACGCCATCCTGCTCGACGACGACGGCCACCTGGTCGAGCCGAAGGCCGGTGCGATCGGGCTGATCGGCCGCCGCGGGCACGTCCCGCTCGGCTACTACGGCGATCCCGAGAAGAGCAAGACGATCTTCGTCGACCTCGACGGCGTCCGTTACGTCGTCCCCGGCGACTACGCGCGCTACGAAGAGGACGGCACGGTCACCCTGCTCGGCCGCGGCTCCCAATGCGTCAACACCGGCGGCGAGAAGGTCTACCCCGAAGAGGTCGAAGGGGCGCTGAAGTCGCACCCCGACGTCTTCGACGCGCTCGTCATCGGCATCCCGGACGAGCGGACCGGCCAGCGCGTCGCCGCCGTCGTCCAGCTCCGGGAAGGCGCCGAGCCGGATCTGGCCGGGATCGACGAGCACGTCCGCCACGAGGTCGCCGGCTACAAGGTGCCGCGCACCGTGTGGCTGGCCGCGGAGATCGGCCGCTCGCCCAGCGGCAAACCGGACTACCCGTGGGCCCAGCGTTACGCCGCCGAGCACGAACCGGCGACGGCCCAGCCCGTCTGA
- a CDS encoding phosphonatase-like hydrolase: MTTELVVFDMAGTTVADDGLVVRAFTEAIRAVGVPDERYPDMLQYVLDTMGQSKITVFRALLDDETRAQQANAAFESAYGDLVRGGACTPIDGAEDVVRDLREKGVKVAFTTGFAPATQQAILDALGWRDLADLALAPGDGVRGRPFPDLVLTAAMRLEVTDVRHVAVVGDTASDVLCGLRAGASVVAGVLTGAGRREDLLDATHILDSVRDLPAVLGEIR; encoded by the coding sequence GTGACCACCGAACTCGTCGTGTTCGACATGGCCGGCACGACCGTCGCCGACGACGGCCTCGTGGTGCGGGCCTTCACCGAAGCCATCCGCGCCGTCGGCGTACCCGACGAGCGCTACCCGGACATGCTCCAGTACGTCCTCGACACCATGGGGCAGTCGAAGATCACCGTCTTCCGCGCCCTGCTCGACGACGAAACCCGCGCGCAGCAAGCCAATGCCGCGTTCGAAAGCGCGTACGGCGACCTCGTGCGCGGCGGCGCGTGCACCCCGATCGACGGCGCCGAAGACGTCGTCCGCGACCTGCGCGAGAAGGGCGTCAAGGTCGCCTTCACCACCGGTTTCGCCCCGGCGACCCAGCAGGCCATCCTCGACGCGCTCGGCTGGCGCGACCTCGCCGACCTCGCGCTCGCTCCGGGCGACGGCGTCCGCGGCCGCCCGTTCCCCGATCTCGTCCTCACCGCCGCCATGCGGCTCGAAGTCACCGACGTACGCCACGTCGCCGTCGTCGGCGACACCGCGTCCGACGTCCTGTGTGGACTCCGCGCGGGCGCGTCGGTCGTCGCGGGTGTCCTCACCGGCGCGGGCCGCCGCGAAGACCTCCTCGACGCCACCCACATCCTCGACTCCGTCCGTGACCTTCCCGCTGTACTAGGAGAAATCCGATGA
- a CDS encoding GntR family transcriptional regulator gives MPAPSRYSRLSADGPVLDGIPEHGRVPRYYAVKVELLAVIAELGEGSVLPTERELCERFEVSRATVRQAVGELVLEGKLSRRQGSGTYVAGPKLIQPLALVSYTEGLRRQGIRPGRNVVTLERRVAGSALAADLQVTSDAEVIHIERVLLADEERVGLESTYLLASRFPTLMEVFDPEQSLYACLSERLGVVFDGAEERVETVLATPREALLIGTNPALPMLLMHRVSWGPDGAPFERVRSLYRGDRLSFMTRLGRVD, from the coding sequence GTGCCTGCCCCTTCGCGTTATTCCCGCCTGTCCGCCGACGGTCCCGTGCTCGACGGGATTCCCGAACACGGCCGTGTCCCGCGGTACTACGCGGTCAAGGTCGAACTGCTGGCGGTGATCGCGGAACTCGGCGAAGGCTCGGTTCTGCCCACCGAACGGGAGCTGTGCGAGCGGTTCGAGGTGTCGCGCGCGACGGTGCGGCAGGCGGTCGGCGAACTGGTGCTCGAAGGCAAGCTCAGCCGGCGGCAGGGGAGCGGCACGTACGTCGCGGGCCCGAAGCTCATCCAGCCGCTGGCCCTGGTCAGTTACACCGAGGGCCTGCGGCGTCAGGGCATCCGCCCCGGCCGGAACGTGGTGACGCTGGAGCGGCGCGTCGCCGGCAGCGCGCTGGCGGCCGACCTGCAGGTCACGTCGGACGCCGAGGTGATCCACATCGAGCGCGTCCTGCTGGCCGACGAGGAACGCGTCGGCTTGGAGTCGACATATCTCCTCGCGTCCCGTTTCCCGACGCTGATGGAGGTGTTCGACCCCGAGCAGTCGCTGTACGCGTGCTTGAGCGAGCGGCTCGGCGTGGTCTTCGACGGCGCCGAGGAGCGTGTCGAGACGGTGCTCGCCACGCCGCGCGAGGCGCTGCTGATCGGCACGAACCCGGCCCTGCCGATGCTGCTGATGCACCGCGTGTCATGGGGCCCGGACGGCGCGCCGTTCGAGCGGGTGCGCTCGTTGTACCGCGGCGACCGGCTGAGCTTCATGACCCGCCTGGGCCGCGTCGACTGA
- a CDS encoding 2-aminoethylphosphonate ABC transporter substrate-binding protein, protein MRKTIAVLAVALTGLLAACGGTGAASAGGKTVTVYTVDGLEDWYTARFAEFEQQTGITVEAVTAGSGEVASRVEKEKANTKADVLVTLPPFVQRVAGLLQPYTPPGADQVTDKDPRGRYFAMMNNYLSFIHNPGATPKTWDDLLDPKLKGKVQYSTPGEAGDGTAVLLQLQHVLGEQGALDYLGRLEANNAGPSSSTGKLQPKVAKGELLVANGDLQMNLAEIAESGGFDVFFPADAQGRRSTFALPYYAGLVTNAPHAEEARKLLDFLFSPQVQAKTADAFGIPARADVTATGPNADKIKAALQGVEIWRPDWAAVLGKLDADLAAYKKAVGR, encoded by the coding sequence ATGAGAAAGACCATCGCCGTGCTCGCCGTGGCGCTGACCGGACTGCTCGCCGCCTGCGGTGGCACCGGCGCCGCGTCCGCCGGCGGCAAGACCGTCACCGTGTACACAGTGGACGGACTGGAAGACTGGTACACCGCCCGGTTCGCCGAGTTCGAGCAGCAGACCGGCATCACCGTCGAAGCCGTGACAGCCGGCTCCGGCGAGGTCGCCTCGCGAGTCGAGAAAGAGAAGGCCAACACGAAGGCCGACGTCCTCGTCACGCTGCCGCCGTTCGTCCAGCGCGTCGCCGGGCTCCTCCAGCCGTACACCCCGCCGGGCGCGGACCAAGTGACGGACAAGGACCCGCGGGGCCGCTATTTCGCGATGATGAACAACTACCTCAGCTTCATCCACAACCCGGGGGCCACCCCGAAGACCTGGGACGACCTGCTCGACCCGAAGCTCAAGGGCAAGGTCCAGTACTCGACGCCCGGCGAGGCCGGTGACGGCACCGCGGTGCTGCTGCAGCTGCAGCACGTGCTGGGCGAGCAGGGCGCGCTCGACTACCTCGGCAGGCTCGAGGCGAACAACGCCGGGCCGTCGTCGTCCACCGGCAAGCTGCAGCCGAAGGTGGCCAAGGGCGAGCTGCTGGTGGCCAACGGCGACCTCCAGATGAACCTCGCCGAGATCGCCGAGAGCGGCGGCTTCGACGTCTTCTTCCCGGCCGACGCCCAGGGCCGGCGCTCGACGTTCGCGCTGCCCTACTACGCCGGTCTCGTCACCAACGCGCCGCACGCGGAAGAGGCGAGGAAGCTCCTCGACTTCCTGTTCTCGCCGCAGGTCCAGGCCAAGACCGCCGACGCGTTCGGCATCCCGGCCCGCGCCGACGTCACCGCCACCGGCCCGAACGCGGACAAGATCAAGGCCGCGCTGCAGGGTGTCGAGATCTGGCGCCCGGACTGGGCCGCGGTGCTCGGCAAGCTGGACGCCGACCTGGCCGCGTACAAGAAGGCCGTCGGGCGATGA
- a CDS encoding acyl-CoA synthetase, which translates to MTTTAAKTLGLWNIAAEEPGKTALVDPDGRCVSYGELAAKANRYSRGLQELGLDVGDVVVLLQPNGDELVAAYFAAIQAGLYVVVVNWHLIGPEVAYIIGDSGAKAFLAHERFADVAVAAADEAGLPASARFAVGKVPGFRRIEELGAGEGDGRPARRTAGSPMLYTSGTTGRPKGVRRPLTGTDPDEVPAASTWFFGVFGLGPHDDHVHLCGSPLYHTAVLNFVAISLQLGHSAVLMDRWDAEDMLRLIERHHVTHSHMVPTQFRRLLGLPADVRARYDLSSLRVMIHGAAPCPLEVKRQMLAWWGPVVTEYYAATEGGGTVINGEDWLRKPGSVGLPWPGSTIKVLDDAGLELPAGETGTVYMQMGSSEFSYHNDPEKTAAARVGKLFTLGDMGHLDEDGYLFLHDRKADLIISGGVNIYPAEIEGELVMHPSVADVAVFGITHEDWGEEIKAVVQPVAGVSPSDALTAELLAYAATRLAKFKLPKSIDYLDELPRDPNGKLYKRHLRAKYVS; encoded by the coding sequence ATGACGACGACTGCCGCGAAGACGCTGGGCCTGTGGAACATCGCCGCGGAAGAGCCCGGGAAGACGGCTCTGGTCGACCCGGACGGCCGCTGCGTGTCCTACGGCGAGCTGGCCGCGAAGGCCAACCGGTACTCCCGGGGCCTGCAGGAGCTGGGCCTCGACGTCGGCGACGTCGTCGTGCTGCTCCAGCCGAACGGCGACGAGCTGGTGGCGGCCTACTTCGCCGCGATCCAGGCCGGGCTGTACGTCGTGGTCGTCAACTGGCACCTGATCGGCCCGGAGGTCGCGTACATCATCGGCGACAGCGGCGCGAAGGCGTTCCTCGCGCACGAGCGCTTCGCCGACGTCGCGGTCGCCGCGGCCGACGAAGCCGGGTTGCCCGCTTCGGCGCGCTTCGCGGTCGGGAAGGTCCCCGGCTTCCGCCGGATCGAAGAGCTGGGGGCCGGCGAAGGCGACGGACGTCCCGCACGGCGTACGGCAGGCTCGCCGATGCTGTACACGTCCGGCACGACGGGCCGGCCCAAGGGCGTCCGGCGTCCCCTGACGGGCACCGACCCGGACGAGGTGCCGGCGGCGTCGACGTGGTTCTTCGGCGTCTTCGGCCTCGGCCCGCACGACGACCACGTCCACCTGTGCGGCTCGCCGCTGTACCACACGGCGGTGCTGAACTTCGTGGCGATTTCGCTGCAGCTGGGCCATTCCGCGGTGCTGATGGACCGCTGGGACGCCGAGGACATGCTGCGCCTGATCGAGCGCCACCACGTCACGCACAGCCACATGGTCCCGACGCAGTTCCGCCGGCTGCTGGGCCTGCCTGCTGACGTGCGCGCTCGTTACGACCTGTCGTCGCTGCGGGTGATGATCCACGGCGCGGCGCCGTGCCCGCTGGAGGTCAAGCGCCAGATGCTGGCGTGGTGGGGCCCGGTGGTGACGGAGTACTACGCCGCGACCGAGGGCGGCGGCACGGTGATCAACGGCGAGGACTGGCTGCGCAAGCCGGGCTCGGTCGGCCTCCCGTGGCCGGGCTCGACGATCAAGGTCCTGGACGATGCCGGGCTCGAGCTTCCGGCCGGCGAGACCGGCACGGTGTACATGCAGATGGGGTCGTCGGAGTTCTCGTACCACAACGACCCGGAGAAAACGGCCGCCGCCCGCGTCGGCAAGCTGTTCACCCTGGGCGACATGGGTCACCTGGACGAGGACGGCTACCTGTTCCTGCACGACCGCAAGGCGGACCTGATCATCTCGGGCGGGGTGAACATCTACCCGGCGGAGATCGAGGGCGAGCTGGTGATGCACCCGTCGGTCGCGGACGTCGCGGTGTTCGGCATCACCCACGAGGACTGGGGCGAGGAGATCAAGGCGGTGGTCCAGCCCGTCGCGGGAGTCTCACCCTCTGATGCGTTGACCGCTGAACTCCTGGCGTACGCGGCAACGCGGCTGGCGAAGTTCAAGCTCCCGAAGTCGATCGACTACCTCGACGAGCTGCCGCGGGACCCGAACGGGAAGCTGTACAAGCGCCACCTACGAGCGAAATACGTGTCGTAA
- a CDS encoding ABC transporter ATP-binding protein, whose product MTPAVEFRDVSVHFGRTTALDSLSLAVARGETLALLGPSGSGKSTALKALAGFVRPSSGRVFLAGQDVTDLPPHRRGLGVVVQSYALFPHLRVAANVAFGLNARRAPRAEVASRVAEVLDLVGMGAYARRYPRELSGGQQQRVALARALAIRPDVLLLDEPLSALDAALREDMIAELLRLRAELPDTTLVYVTHDQGEALALADRIAVMRDSRLVETGPCEQLYRRPADGFTASFLGAANLIPVEVVHAGTPSTVRLGARVLTAEPTGALSPGQPVALGVRPHRVGVGEPGADTLPALVRAVQWRGTGYRLDLELEATGGTIRAEVPDVAGLAVGTPVGVSIPDGCPLVGVGA is encoded by the coding sequence ATGACCCCGGCGGTCGAGTTCCGCGACGTCTCTGTCCACTTCGGACGGACGACGGCGCTGGACTCGTTGAGCCTTGCCGTGGCCCGCGGCGAGACCCTGGCCCTGCTCGGGCCGTCCGGTTCGGGCAAGTCGACGGCGCTCAAGGCCCTCGCGGGGTTCGTGCGGCCCAGCTCCGGGCGGGTGTTCCTGGCCGGGCAGGACGTCACCGACCTGCCGCCGCATCGGCGCGGGCTCGGCGTCGTCGTGCAGAGTTACGCGCTGTTCCCGCACCTGCGCGTCGCCGCGAACGTCGCTTTCGGACTGAACGCGAGGCGGGCTCCGCGTGCCGAGGTCGCGTCGCGCGTCGCCGAAGTCCTCGACCTCGTCGGCATGGGCGCCTACGCCCGGCGATACCCGCGCGAGCTGTCCGGCGGGCAGCAGCAGCGCGTCGCGCTCGCCCGGGCGCTGGCCATCCGGCCGGACGTCCTGCTGCTCGACGAGCCGCTGTCCGCGTTGGACGCCGCGCTGCGCGAGGACATGATCGCGGAGCTGCTGCGGCTGCGCGCCGAACTGCCGGACACGACGCTCGTCTACGTCACCCACGACCAGGGTGAGGCCCTCGCGCTGGCCGACCGGATCGCCGTCATGCGCGACTCCCGGCTGGTCGAGACCGGCCCGTGCGAGCAGCTCTACCGCCGCCCGGCCGACGGGTTCACCGCGAGCTTCCTCGGCGCGGCCAACCTGATCCCGGTCGAGGTGGTCCACGCCGGGACGCCGTCGACCGTCCGGCTCGGCGCGCGCGTGCTGACCGCCGAGCCGACCGGCGCGCTGAGCCCCGGGCAGCCGGTGGCGCTGGGTGTGCGCCCGCACCGCGTCGGCGTCGGCGAACCCGGCGCGGACACGCTCCCGGCGCTGGTCCGGGCGGTCCAGTGGCGCGGCACCGGCTACCGCCTCGACCTGGAACTCGAGGCGACCGGCGGCACGATCCGCGCCGAGGTCCCGGACGTCGCCGGCCTGGCGGTGGGCACCCCGGTGGGAGTGTCCATTCCGGACGGTTGCCCGCTGGTCGGGGTCGGCGCATGA
- a CDS encoding TIGR03364 family FAD-dependent oxidoreductase: protein MRILIVGGGVLGTLHAWQAVERGHDVVQLEREPEARGASVRNFGLVWVGGRATGAELDTALRARRLWERIGERVPALGFRANGSLSVVRTEAELAVAQESAASAEAADRGYKLLDATETKNLNPALRGDFLGALRCERDAAVEPRVAQPALRAELERSGRYTWRPGREVRHLSATGVADDRGERHDGDVVVFCTGAWTGGLVRELAGRPPVRKVRLQMAQTEPLGEELTTSVADGDSFRYYPAYRGPALGTLAATQPQGDVAAHHRMQLLLVQRLDGSLTIGDTHEYDEPFAFDVTEDPYEHLTDVASALLGRPLPRIRRRWAGVYAQTTDTGRIVHRERVADNAFLVTGPGGRGMTCAPAIAEDTAAELGL, encoded by the coding sequence GTGCGAATCCTCATCGTGGGCGGTGGCGTGCTCGGCACGCTGCACGCCTGGCAGGCCGTCGAGCGCGGCCACGACGTCGTCCAGCTCGAACGGGAACCCGAGGCCCGGGGCGCGTCCGTGCGCAACTTCGGCCTCGTCTGGGTCGGGGGCCGGGCCACCGGCGCCGAACTGGACACCGCGCTGCGGGCTCGGCGGCTGTGGGAACGGATCGGCGAGCGTGTTCCGGCGCTCGGCTTCCGTGCGAACGGCTCGCTGAGCGTCGTCCGGACCGAAGCCGAACTCGCCGTGGCGCAGGAGAGCGCCGCGAGCGCCGAGGCCGCCGACCGCGGGTACAAGCTGCTCGACGCCACCGAGACGAAAAACCTGAATCCGGCCCTGCGCGGGGACTTCCTCGGCGCGCTCCGGTGCGAGCGCGACGCCGCCGTCGAACCCCGCGTCGCCCAGCCCGCCCTGCGTGCCGAACTCGAGCGCAGTGGCCGCTACACCTGGCGGCCCGGCCGGGAGGTCCGGCACCTGAGCGCCACCGGCGTCGCCGACGACCGGGGTGAGCGGCACGACGGTGACGTCGTCGTCTTCTGCACTGGCGCGTGGACCGGCGGGCTCGTGCGCGAGCTGGCCGGCCGCCCGCCCGTGCGCAAGGTCCGGCTGCAGATGGCGCAGACCGAGCCGCTCGGCGAGGAGCTGACCACGAGCGTCGCCGACGGTGACAGCTTCCGCTACTACCCCGCCTACCGCGGTCCGGCCCTCGGCACACTGGCGGCAACGCAGCCACAGGGGGACGTCGCCGCACACCACCGCATGCAGTTGCTGCTCGTCCAGCGGCTCGACGGCTCCCTGACGATCGGCGACACCCACGAGTACGACGAGCCCTTCGCCTTCGACGTCACCGAAGACCCCTACGAGCACCTCACCGACGTCGCGTCCGCGCTGCTCGGAAGGCCGCTGCCGCGTATCCGGCGCCGCTGGGCCGGCGTCTACGCGCAGACCACCGACACCGGCCGGATCGTGCACCGGGAACGCGTCGCGGACAACGCTTTCCTCGTCACCGGGCCGGGCGGCCGCGGCATGACCTGCGCCCCCGCCATCGCCGAAGACACCGCCGCGGAGCTGGGCCTGTGA
- a CDS encoding NAD(P)H-dependent flavin oxidoreductase, protein MRTSLCDRLGIDLPIVGFTPSEHVAAALSRAGGLGVLGCVRFNDAAELDRVLTWMDENTGGKPYGVDIVMPAKIPAEGTQVDLAKMIPDGHREFVDRVLRDLAVPPLPDDTDERAGVLGWLHSVARSHVEVALNHPIKLIANALGSPPADVIAQCHDRGIPVAALAGKAQHAVRHVENGVDFVVAQGYEAGGHTGEIASMVLVPEIVDAVDVPVLAAGGIGSGRQVAAALALGASGVWMGSYWLATEEYLQTMGESAAMQQALVAATSSDTVRTRIYTGKPARLLKTRWTEAWAAADAPEPLPMPLQNLLVSHAHNRIHAAGDPSVVSMPVGQIVGRMNGVRPVADVVADLVTGYEAALSRLDKTR, encoded by the coding sequence GTGCGGACATCGCTGTGCGACCGGCTCGGCATCGATCTGCCGATCGTCGGGTTCACGCCGTCGGAGCACGTCGCCGCGGCGCTGAGCCGGGCCGGCGGGCTCGGGGTGCTCGGCTGCGTCCGGTTCAACGACGCGGCCGAGCTCGACCGGGTGCTGACCTGGATGGACGAGAACACCGGCGGCAAGCCCTACGGAGTCGACATCGTGATGCCGGCGAAGATCCCCGCCGAGGGCACCCAGGTCGACCTCGCGAAGATGATCCCGGACGGTCACCGCGAATTCGTCGACCGCGTGCTGCGCGACCTCGCGGTGCCGCCGCTGCCGGACGACACCGACGAACGCGCGGGTGTGCTCGGCTGGCTGCACTCGGTCGCCCGCTCGCACGTCGAGGTCGCGCTCAACCACCCGATCAAGCTGATCGCGAACGCGCTCGGCTCACCGCCGGCGGACGTCATCGCCCAGTGCCACGACCGCGGCATCCCGGTCGCCGCGCTCGCCGGGAAGGCCCAGCACGCGGTCCGGCACGTCGAGAACGGCGTCGACTTCGTGGTGGCGCAGGGCTACGAGGCCGGCGGGCACACCGGCGAGATCGCGTCGATGGTGCTGGTGCCGGAGATCGTCGACGCCGTCGACGTGCCGGTGCTCGCCGCCGGCGGGATCGGCTCCGGGCGCCAGGTCGCCGCGGCGCTCGCGCTCGGCGCGTCCGGGGTGTGGATGGGCTCGTACTGGCTCGCCACCGAGGAGTACCTGCAGACGATGGGCGAGTCGGCGGCGATGCAGCAGGCGCTGGTCGCGGCGACGTCGTCCGACACCGTCCGCACGCGGATCTACACCGGGAAACCCGCGCGGCTGCTGAAAACGCGGTGGACCGAGGCGTGGGCTGCGGCGGACGCGCCCGAGCCGTTGCCGATGCCGTTGCAGAACCTGCTGGTTTCCCACGCGCACAACCGGATCCACGCGGCGGGCGACCCGAGTGTGGTGTCGATGCCGGTCGGGCAGATCGTCGGCCGGATGAACGGCGTCCGCCCGGTCGCCGACGTCGTCGCGGACCTGGTGACCGGCTACGAAGCCGCACTGTCCCGTTTGGACAAGACCCGCTGA
- a CDS encoding crotonase/enoyl-CoA hydratase family protein has protein sequence MGEPHALVSQDGPTLIVTMNRPEARNAITGEMMSIMVDAWDRVDSDDSIRSCVLTGAGGAFCAGADLKSMSRNSPSESFASGKFDPAHIPGLLKGRRLTKPLIAAVEGPAIAGGTEILQGTDIRVAGTTARFGVSEARWGLFPMGGSAVRLPRQIPYTVAADILLTGRHLSAAEALAIGLIGHVVPDGTALSRALELAALVNANGPVAVRAILRTIRDTEGLHEEEAFKLDSQYGIEVFASEDAKEGPRAFSEKRKPEFRGR, from the coding sequence GTGGGTGAACCGCACGCGCTGGTTTCGCAGGACGGGCCGACGCTGATCGTCACGATGAACCGCCCGGAGGCCCGCAACGCGATCACGGGCGAGATGATGTCGATCATGGTCGACGCCTGGGACCGGGTGGATTCGGACGACTCGATCCGCAGCTGCGTCCTGACGGGCGCGGGCGGCGCGTTCTGCGCCGGCGCCGATCTGAAGTCGATGTCGCGGAACTCGCCGTCCGAGTCGTTCGCGTCGGGCAAGTTCGACCCCGCGCACATCCCGGGCCTCTTGAAGGGCCGGCGCCTGACGAAGCCGCTGATCGCGGCGGTCGAGGGCCCGGCGATCGCGGGCGGCACGGAAATCCTGCAGGGCACGGACATCCGGGTGGCGGGCACGACGGCTCGGTTCGGCGTGTCGGAGGCGCGCTGGGGCCTGTTCCCGATGGGCGGTTCGGCGGTGCGGCTGCCGCGCCAGATCCCGTACACGGTGGCGGCGGACATCCTGCTGACCGGCCGTCACCTGTCCGCTGCGGAGGCTCTCGCCATCGGCTTGATCGGCCACGTGGTGCCTGATGGAACTGCGTTGTCCCGCGCCCTCGAGCTGGCGGCGCTGGTGAACGCGAACGGCCCGGTCGCGGTGCGCGCGATCCTGCGAACGATCCGCGACACCGAAGGACTCCACGAGGAGGAGGCCTTCAAGCTGGATTCGCAGTACGGGATCGAGGTTTTCGCTTCGGAAGACGCGAAGGAAGGGCCTCGGGCGTTCTCGGAGAAGCGGAAGCCCGAGTTCCGCGGCCGCTGA
- a CDS encoding S1 family peptidase produces MAPKRWFTLLRNVTTAVAAVAAAASFATPAIATAAQPPSTDVVGGTRAAQGEFPFMVRLSMGCGGALYTNQIVLTAAHCVSRTGSNTSITATVGVVDLNSTSAKKIKSTYVYQSPTYGTSTGGDWALIKLASPVTGLSTLPIAKTSTYNTGTFTVAGWGAATEGGAQQRYLLKATVPFVADSTCAAQGGSYPDLIPSAEICAGNLTAGGVDTCQGDSGGPMFRRDSANAWIQVGIVSWGDGCARPHAPGVYTEVSTFASKIAAAAATL; encoded by the coding sequence TTGGCTCCCAAGCGCTGGTTCACCCTGCTCAGAAACGTCACCACCGCCGTAGCGGCCGTCGCCGCGGCCGCGTCGTTCGCCACCCCGGCGATCGCCACCGCCGCCCAGCCGCCGTCCACCGACGTCGTCGGCGGGACCCGGGCCGCCCAGGGCGAATTCCCGTTCATGGTGCGGCTTTCCATGGGCTGCGGCGGCGCGCTCTACACGAATCAGATCGTGCTGACGGCCGCGCACTGCGTCAGCCGGACCGGCTCGAACACGTCGATCACGGCGACCGTCGGCGTCGTCGACCTCAACAGCACGAGCGCCAAGAAGATCAAGTCGACCTACGTCTACCAGTCCCCCACCTACGGCACCTCGACCGGCGGCGACTGGGCGCTGATCAAGCTCGCGAGCCCGGTCACCGGCCTTTCGACCCTGCCGATCGCGAAGACCTCGACGTACAACACCGGCACGTTCACCGTGGCCGGCTGGGGCGCGGCGACCGAAGGCGGCGCGCAGCAGCGTTACCTGCTGAAGGCGACCGTCCCGTTCGTGGCCGACAGCACCTGCGCCGCCCAGGGCGGCAGCTACCCCGACCTGATCCCGAGCGCGGAGATCTGCGCCGGCAACCTGACCGCGGGCGGCGTCGACACCTGCCAGGGCGATTCCGGTGGCCCGATGTTCCGCCGGGACAGCGCCAACGCCTGGATCCAGGTCGGCATCGTGTCCTGGGGTGACGGCTGCGCCCGGCCGCACGCCCCCGGCGTCTACACCGAGGTGAGCACGTTCGCGTCGAAGATCGCCGCGGCCGCCGCCACGCTCTAG